From one Xiphias gladius isolate SHS-SW01 ecotype Sanya breed wild chromosome 12, ASM1685928v1, whole genome shotgun sequence genomic stretch:
- the ccl36.1 gene encoding C-C motif chemokine 36.1 — protein sequence MTTIQILLLCILGAALLPSVVCNSAIGPDDCCFSFYPRRVKKSLVTSYYLCDYRCPKTGVILVTQKSRHICADPNLSWVQGIMKTMDEKSF from the exons ATGACGACCATTCAAATCCTTCTGCTCTGCATCCTCGGAGCTGCACTGCTTCCCTCAGTGGTCTGCAACA gtgcAATTGGTCCTGACgactgctgcttcagtttctaCCCGAGAAGAGTGAAGAAAAGCCTTGTCACTTCATATTACCTGTGCGATTACCGGTGCCCAAAGACTGGCGTCAT TTTGGTGACACAGAAGTCTCGTCACATCTGTGCGGATCCAAACCTCTCCTGGGTTCAGGGCATCATGAAAACTATGGATGAAAAGTCCTTTTAA